In Pasteurella multocida subsp. multocida OH4807, a genomic segment contains:
- a CDS encoding mercuric transport protein MerT has product MNSLQKNYNKSFIATCVTAVVAAVTSTLCCIAPLVYLAFGVSSTWLVSLHEYDYLRIPMLVISLVAFGYGFWLLTFSKKIICTKYLSRKSLIVLYAIVFVVMLFFLLYPTLLPYFLE; this is encoded by the coding sequence ATGAATTCACTTCAAAAGAACTATAACAAAAGCTTTATTGCCACTTGTGTGACAGCGGTTGTTGCCGCTGTCACCTCAACGCTATGTTGCATTGCGCCATTGGTCTATTTGGCTTTTGGCGTATCCTCAACTTGGCTAGTCAGCTTACACGAATACGATTATTTGCGAATCCCAATGCTGGTGATTTCGTTAGTTGCCTTTGGTTATGGTTTTTGGTTGCTCACGTTTTCCAAAAAAATCATCTGCACAAAATATCTATCACGTAAAAGCCTGATTGTTTTATATGCCATAGTGTTCGTTGTGATGTTATTTTTCTTACTCTATCCAACTCTGTTACCTTATTTTCTTGAATAA
- a CDS encoding MerP (COG2608 Copper chaperone): MKKILCAFFLFFSLFNMSYATTPSVNADEKQVSIHIKEMTCQLCVYLVNKELRDIDGVISTKANFKDRIVNIVAKKEVDNQRFVQAIEKLKYTPEIIQAQ, from the coding sequence ATGAAAAAAATTCTCTGTGCATTTTTCCTCTTTTTCTCTTTGTTTAATATGAGCTACGCCACAACACCGAGCGTCAATGCCGATGAAAAGCAGGTGTCTATTCATATTAAAGAAATGACTTGCCAGCTCTGTGTGTATTTAGTGAATAAAGAATTGCGTGATATTGATGGCGTGATTTCCACCAAAGCGAACTTTAAAGATCGTATTGTCAATATCGTGGCAAAAAAGGAGGTGGATAATCAACGTTTCGTGCAAGCCATTGAAAAATTGAAATACACGCCTGAAATTATACAGGCACAATAG
- a CDS encoding diadenosine tetraphosphatase, whose protein sequence is MINSTSCDVFKIPFYQFAQMKKFCPEDIDKIKQNYKQEWEKWKQTILQISTALGSPFAKPHIESWTNGWQVRAHFFAYFKYEYQQNSAAILSVILNRRRLSVSLDWHCYRADRSLIQVEQYNQWLEKFDIEKYRDFELWRGDESEYADFQKASEFQIQELNLRHSENFWCIGKNIEQTELDNINIVEFISETIRELQPLYERCHR, encoded by the coding sequence TTGATAAACTCAACTTCTTGTGACGTATTTAAAATTCCCTTTTATCAATTTGCGCAAATGAAAAAATTTTGCCCTGAAGATATTGATAAAATTAAGCAAAACTACAAACAAGAATGGGAAAAGTGGAAACAGACAATTTTACAAATTTCTACCGCACTTGGTTCACCTTTTGCCAAGCCACATATCGAAAGTTGGACGAATGGCTGGCAAGTTCGAGCACATTTTTTTGCTTACTTTAAATATGAATATCAACAAAATTCTGCCGCGATTTTGTCCGTGATTTTAAATCGCCGTCGCCTGTCAGTGAGCTTAGATTGGCACTGCTACCGTGCAGATCGCTCACTAATCCAAGTTGAGCAATACAATCAATGGCTAGAAAAGTTTGACATTGAAAAATATCGGGATTTTGAGCTGTGGCGAGGCGATGAAAGTGAATATGCTGATTTCCAAAAAGCCTCTGAATTTCAAATCCAAGAGCTGAATTTACGCCACTCAGAGAATTTTTGGTGTATTGGCAAAAATATTGAGCAAACCGAGCTAGATAACATCAATATTGTTGAGTTTATCAGCGAAACCATTCGTGAATTACAGCCATTATATGAGCGCTGCCATCGCTAA
- a CDS encoding transglutaminase (COG1305 Transglutaminase-like enzymes, putative cysteine proteases), which yields MKKLLTALLAGCSTVAFATSIPNTLTDTHTYELTKSFDLAVPKGSKGETNLWVPLPFNNEYQEVKSVKFEGNYKSAYITENNQYGAKTLFANWDENADKRDLKIQLVSQTKDREPMLQGALKDYQVPNKIRYSVDVLEYLKPTTHIKTNGIVKEYADKIVGKETNPLKKAELIHQWIVNNMERDNSVLGCGDGDVEKILTAGVLKGKCTDINSVFVALARASDIPAREIFGLRLGQAVKMGKYSKGAFGSANANKFANVSGGQHCRAEFYLAGFGWVPVDSADVTKMRLAEKKAVNDPDTQAVSNYLFGNWEMNWVGYNHARDFELYPLPEVAPLNNFGYPYAEIGGDPLNFFDPKEFSYEFTSKEL from the coding sequence ATGAAAAAATTACTCACCGCCCTGCTTGCAGGCTGCTCTACTGTCGCATTTGCCACTTCAATTCCAAATACACTCACTGACACACATACTTACGAGCTAACTAAGTCTTTTGATTTAGCTGTACCCAAAGGCTCGAAAGGTGAAACCAATTTATGGGTGCCCTTGCCGTTCAATAACGAATATCAAGAAGTGAAATCAGTGAAATTTGAAGGCAATTACAAATCCGCTTATATCACTGAAAATAACCAATACGGTGCAAAAACCTTATTTGCCAATTGGGACGAAAATGCAGATAAACGTGATTTAAAAATCCAATTGGTGAGCCAAACCAAAGATCGTGAACCGATGCTGCAAGGTGCATTAAAAGACTATCAAGTGCCAAATAAAATTCGGTATTCTGTTGATGTTTTGGAATATTTAAAACCGACAACGCATATCAAAACTAACGGCATTGTGAAAGAATATGCAGACAAAATTGTGGGTAAAGAAACCAATCCACTGAAAAAAGCCGAATTAATCCACCAATGGATCGTCAACAATATGGAGCGTGATAACTCGGTGTTAGGCTGTGGTGATGGCGATGTGGAAAAAATCTTAACTGCTGGCGTGTTAAAAGGAAAATGTACGGACATTAACTCGGTGTTTGTCGCCTTAGCTCGTGCCTCAGATATCCCAGCACGTGAAATTTTCGGCTTACGCTTAGGTCAAGCCGTGAAAATGGGCAAATACTCTAAAGGAGCATTTGGCAGTGCTAATGCAAATAAATTCGCCAATGTGAGTGGTGGGCAACATTGCCGTGCGGAATTTTATTTAGCGGGCTTTGGCTGGGTGCCTGTGGATTCTGCAGACGTAACCAAAATGCGTTTAGCTGAGAAAAAAGCGGTGAATGATCCTGATACACAAGCCGTATCAAACTATTTATTTGGTAACTGGGAAATGAACTGGGTGGGCTACAACCACGCACGTGATTTCGAGCTATATCCACTGCCAGAAGTCGCACCATTAAATAACTTTGGTTATCCGTATGCTGAGATCGGTGGCGATCCGTTAAACTTCTTTGATCCAAAAGAGTTCAGCTATGAATTCACTTCAAAAGAACTATAA